A region of Leishmania mexicana MHOM/GT/2001/U1103 complete genome, chromosome 8 DNA encodes the following proteins:
- a CDS encoding putative ribose-phosphate pyrophosphokinase: MLKTGKDLSQGQAFHRQLLSEYNTEITLDNYVSYFELKPIAKKIEHIRQALESAYRERYAHRSVGEPSPTSTLTIAEPLQAGRVQPCLCETSVAVTPTARRDDKEFSASSIVATPTRRQQHTTTTIFTDPLSPLFFEAPGYKALKETDKELAELIERRIQLQESFFEKLHESYIRVKRYIIKLECDFVNAVAELRTLNEDHIRNELPRNYIPSLYLKLEVMLKYRAVNLKAFRKILKKFQERCACDSLELLQRVVNIDRLIYASNISQPSIDFRSAALDLIVVYGTVFRLTYEQAVRHMKQYENRTGVNAQRILPNSQTFFVADAFPHHERPGTFAVRVLSGTCSLFCEKMITEVLQCPRYPGNSCGRFANGEVSVNLQAPVRGDDVFVVQSMVALESENLSNAGALMELALLVHSAQLAAAARITAVIPYLAYTSNVASISAVAEMIELVGCHHVITVDMHSDQVEGMFSIPIESVSAMYEFVRYVSNLLESEGNTFENITVVAPSGEFLGRAKEYADALMRYNNLDSAKQFVSVCTAVRRVEAQSVACTTRANRHDYEIPRVMAENRRCIGLSSSGEAWHECRQQHHVPVTRSTEWGTPNSSAATSVATSHINVNSPVDAQGAQYPHSPATPHAADAVTSELVAIVGSESQAMSFSTHSHYTNTNATAHAGAHNPLLQRHGDPDTQRSSSTLGIEKALRQQEEGPQAVIMRKETARNEYKNYVLVGDVKDRLCIIIETVIDEAINITHVARCLQAQGAERIILVATHAVMSGKAIDLLIDSPIELVVVTDSVNQDELMKKPALARKLRVVPIAPLLARAIEKIHTENTLATLFDKS; encoded by the coding sequence ATGCTGAAGACCGGCAAGGATCTTTCGCAGGGCCAGGCCTTCCACCGGCAGCTGCTCAGCGAGTACAACACGGAGATCACGTTGGACAACTACGTCTCCTACTTTGAACTGAAGCCGATTGCAAAGAAAATCGAGCACATTCGGCAGGCGTTGGAGTCCGCGTACCGTGAGCGGTATGCGCACCGCAGCGTCGGTGAGCCATCGCCGACGTCGACGCTGACGATTGCGGAACCGCTGCAGGCGGGGCGTGTGCAGCCCTGCCTGTGCGAGACGTCCGTCGCCGTCACGCCGACGGCCCGGCGCGATGACAAGGAGTTTTCCGCCTCGTCCATCGTCGCCACAccgacgaggcggcagcagcacaccaccactaccatTTTTACCGACCCGCTCTCGCCACTCTTCTTCGAGGCACCCGGCTATAAGGCGCTAAAGGAGACGGAcaaggagctggcggagcttATCGAGCGCCGCATCCAGCTGCAGGAGAGCTTCTTCGAGAAGCTGCATGAGTCGTACATCCGCGTCAAGCGCTACATCATCAAGCTCGAGTGCGATTTTGTGAACGCTGTCGCGGAGCTACGCACCCTCAACGAGGACCACATCCGCAACGAGCTCCCGCGCAACTACATCCCGTCGCTCTACCTGAAGCTTGAGGTCATGCTCAAGTACCGCGCCGTCAACCTGAAAGCGTTCCGAAAGATTCTCAAGAAGTTCCAGGAGCGGTGCGCCTGCGACAGTctcgagctgctgcagcgcgtcgtgAACATTGACCGCCTCATCTACGCGAGCAACATCTCACAGCCGTCCATCGACTtccgcagcgcggcgctcgaTCTGATTGTGGTGTACGGCACCGTCTTCCGACTCACGTACGAGCAGGCCGTCCGCCACATGAAGCAGTACGAGAACCGCACTGGCGTCAACGCGCAGCGTATCCTGCCTAACAGCCAGACCTTCTTCGTCGCCGACGCCTTTCCGCACCACGAGCGCCCGGGCACGTTtgcggtgcgcgtgctgtcCGGCACCTGCAGCCTTTTCTGCGAGAAGATGATcacggaggtgctgcagtgccCGCGCTATCCCGGCAACAGCTGCGGCCGGTTTGCGAATGGGGAGGTCAGCGTGAACCTGCAGGCCCCTGTTCGTGGCGACGACGTGTTCGTCGTGCAGTCCATGGTCGCCCTCGAGTCGGAAAATCTCAGCAACGCGGGGGCGCTGAtggagctggcgctgctAGTTCACTCGGCGCagctcgcggcggcggcgcgcatcaCGGCCGTTATTCCGTATCTTGCGTACACGAGCAACGTCGCCTCCATCTCGGCCgtggcggagatgattgAGTTGGTCGGCTGCCACCACGTCATCACGGTGGACATGCACAGCGACCAGGTAGAGGGCATGTTCTCCATCCCGATTGAGAGCGTCTCTGCTATGTACGAATTTGTGCGCTACGTCTCGAACCTActggagagcgaggggaACACGTTCGAGAACATTACGGTCGTCGCCCCAAGCGGCGAGTTTCTCGGTCGTGCGAAGGAGTACGCGGACGCGCTGATGCGCTACAACAACCTCGACAGCGCCAAGCAGTTCGTGTCGGTGTgcacagcggtgcggcgggtGGAGGCGCAGTCGGTGGCGTGCACCACTCGAGCCAACCGCCACGACTACGAGATTCCGCGCGTGATGGCAGAAAACCGCCGCTGCATCGGCCTTTCCTCGTCTGGGGAGGCGTGGCACGAGTGcaggcagcagcatcacGTGCCAGTGACGCGGAGCACGGAGTGGGGTACGccgaacagcagcgccgccacaagCGTGGCGACAAGCCACATCAACGTTAACAGCCCTGTCGATGCCCAGGGGGCACAGTACCCGCATAGCCCCGCTACCCCGCACGCGGCGGATGCGGTGACGTCGGAGCTCGTCGCCATCGTTGGCAGCGAATCACAGGCCATGAGTTTCAGCACGCACAGCCACTACACCAACACGAacgccaccgcacacgccGGCGCCCACAAccctctgctgcagcgccacggcgaccCGGACAcgcaacgcagcagcagcactctCGGTATCGAGAAGGCCCTTCGGCAACAGGAAGAGGGCCCTCAGGCAGTCATCATGCGTAAGGAGACAGCGCGCAACGAGTACAAGAACTACGTTCTCGTCGGAGATGTCAAGGACCGCCTGTGCATCATTATTGAGACTGTGATCGACGAGGCTATTAACATTACCCACGTGGCGCGCTGCCTTCAAGCGCAGGGCGCAGAGCGCATCATCCTCGTCGCGACTCACGCGGTCATGTCCGGCAAGGCAATCGACCTGCTCATCGACTCGCCCATTGAGCTGGTCGTGGTTACGGATAGCGTAAATCAGGACGAGCTCATGAAGAAaccggcgctggcgcgcaaGCTGCGCGTCGTGCCGATCGCGCCGTTGCTCGCGCGCGCGATCGAGAAGATTCACACCGAGAACACGCTCGCGACACTTTTCGACAAGTCCtag